One Mangrovimonas cancribranchiae DNA segment encodes these proteins:
- a CDS encoding M56 family metallopeptidase translates to MEYLLKSSAIIVLFYLCYKIFLQQETFFESNRWFLLTGLIFAVITPFISIPIYIEYTPIDTSNFLITNTATPQTAEKGISLINILTWVYFTGLATLGIKLILEFKALFTVLTKTDKNIKGNYTYITTSANIPPFSFFRWIAYNPTQFNKTELKHIINHEKVHAKQLHSIDVIIAQIATVLLWWNPFIWLYKKEIKQNLEFIADKKAQDSSNCEKSYQMLLVKTSTTNNHQLVMTNNFYNSLIKKRIVMLHKSKSSKLKAWKYTLILPALALFLMSFNTKKVYIKKDANLKSHVISSATTNSELNNIEEQLSSKNISIKFSDIARNQNNLIERISLQTKRKDESTFTKNITISKKSPKNAIATFSVALNASKTNVIVTTEKPNESTIAIGNGTTSEFKENKKPESHGKNPIYEINGKTYKKENLNNTSLKTKGSITQLSKKESIAKYGEIGKEGAIVFNGKTTTDIEAHIITKDFTEADFNTLKATLEKNGLKAKFKGIKRNSKGEIIAIKIDIKSDNANANYSISNNTPIQPIQIKYNTNGDNISIGNANLVEKIVVNKNGNNIKFNTKDDDKKVFIVKTDDDKNIKKKIIVKKADDIIFTNKEKKIIELKSNDKNDDEQEVEIIEIIEEDSPNTDEEKEIIIIKEDKSN, encoded by the coding sequence ATGGAATATTTATTAAAATCATCAGCCATAATCGTCTTATTTTATTTGTGCTATAAAATATTCCTTCAGCAAGAGACTTTTTTTGAAAGCAATCGTTGGTTCTTATTAACAGGATTAATATTCGCAGTGATTACTCCTTTTATATCTATTCCTATTTATATTGAATATACACCCATTGACACATCCAATTTTTTAATCACAAATACAGCTACACCACAAACAGCAGAGAAAGGCATTTCACTTATTAACATTTTAACTTGGGTATACTTTACTGGTTTGGCCACATTAGGCATAAAACTCATATTGGAATTCAAGGCACTGTTTACTGTTTTAACAAAAACAGATAAAAACATAAAGGGCAACTACACTTATATTACAACTTCTGCAAACATCCCTCCTTTTTCATTTTTTAGATGGATTGCCTACAACCCTACACAGTTTAACAAAACCGAGCTTAAACATATAATTAACCACGAAAAAGTACATGCTAAACAATTACATTCTATAGATGTTATAATAGCTCAAATAGCAACGGTGCTTTTATGGTGGAATCCATTTATCTGGCTATACAAGAAAGAAATTAAGCAAAACCTAGAGTTTATTGCCGATAAAAAAGCGCAAGACAGTTCTAATTGCGAAAAAAGCTATCAAATGCTTTTGGTAAAAACAAGCACAACAAACAATCATCAATTGGTCATGACCAATAATTTTTATAATTCATTAATCAAAAAACGAATCGTTATGTTACACAAATCAAAGTCAAGTAAATTAAAAGCTTGGAAATACACCTTAATACTTCCAGCGTTAGCTCTCTTTTTAATGAGCTTTAACACTAAAAAAGTTTACATAAAAAAAGACGCTAATTTAAAATCGCACGTCATTAGTTCAGCCACAACAAATAGCGAGCTAAATAATATAGAAGAACAACTAAGTTCAAAAAATATAAGCATAAAGTTTTCAGACATTGCAAGAAACCAAAACAACCTTATTGAACGCATATCACTACAGACAAAACGTAAAGACGAAAGCACCTTTACAAAAAACATTACTATAAGTAAAAAAAGTCCAAAAAATGCTATTGCAACATTTTCGGTAGCGTTAAACGCAAGTAAGACCAATGTTATTGTTACCACAGAAAAACCCAATGAAAGCACGATAGCTATTGGTAACGGAACAACATCAGAATTTAAAGAAAACAAAAAACCTGAATCTCATGGAAAAAACCCTATTTACGAGATTAATGGAAAAACCTATAAAAAGGAAAACTTAAACAACACCTCCTTAAAAACAAAAGGCTCAATCACACAGTTAAGTAAAAAAGAAAGCATAGCTAAATACGGTGAAATAGGAAAAGAAGGTGCCATTGTATTTAATGGCAAAACTACAACAGACATTGAAGCTCATATAATTACCAAAGATTTTACCGAGGCAGATTTTAACACCTTAAAAGCAACACTTGAAAAAAACGGTCTTAAAGCAAAATTTAAAGGCATTAAAAGAAATTCTAAAGGTGAAATTATCGCTATAAAAATTGATATAAAATCAGATAACGCCAATGCCAATTACAGCATAAGTAATAACACGCCAATACAACCCATTCAAATTAAATACAACACCAATGGGGATAACATTTCTATTGGAAATGCCAATTTAGTAGAGAAAATTGTTGTAAACAAAAACGGCAATAATATAAAATTCAATACCAAAGACGATGATAAAAAAGTCTTCATTGTTAAAACCGATGATGACAAAAACATTAAAAAGAAAATCATTGTAAAAAAAGCCGACGACATTATATTCACCAACAAAGAGAAGAAAATTATTGAATTAAAAAGCAATGACAAAAATGATGATGAACAGGAAGTTGAAATCATAGAAATTATCGAAGAAGACTCTCCAAATACAGATGAAGAAAAAGAAATCATCATTATAAAAGAAGACAAATCAAACTAA
- a CDS encoding BlaI/MecI/CopY family transcriptional regulator, with protein MQKLTNKEEEIMHILWKLEKAFVKDVLAEIQEDKPHYNTLSTIIRNLEDKGYVSYHAYGKTHQYYPIITKEAYKKRFMNTAIANYFNNSYKNVVSFFAKEEKISIEELKEIIELIENKK; from the coding sequence ATGCAAAAGTTAACAAACAAGGAAGAAGAAATTATGCATATTTTATGGAAGCTTGAAAAAGCTTTTGTTAAAGATGTACTCGCAGAAATACAAGAAGACAAACCACATTACAACACGCTATCTACTATTATTAGAAACCTAGAAGATAAAGGTTATGTATCCTACCATGCTTATGGAAAAACTCACCAATACTACCCTATTATTACTAAAGAAGCCTACAAAAAAAGGTTTATGAATACTGCTATTGCGAACTACTTTAACAACTCGTATAAAAATGTTGTTTCTTTTTTTGCTAAAGAAGAGAAAATAAGCATTGAAGAGCTTAAAGAAATTATAGAGCTAATTGAAAACAAAAAATAA
- a CDS encoding calcium/sodium antiporter has protein sequence MSVVWVLLGLMLLVVGGEFLVRSSVALSFKLKLSKLVIGMTVVSFATSAPELLVSVQAALDGSSDISLGNVIGSNIANIGLVLGITAIISPLLVDRDFYRLNWPMMMILSLLLYVFLSQDKLLSRIEGVIFMVALIVFLIVLIRDSRKSNHVEVEDVDDALQKTSNFKIVVWLLIGAASLYFGSEWLVSGAKDLATSVGISEYAISVTVIAIGTSVPELAASVIAALKKEKAISLGNLIGSNIFNIASVLGITAIIKPIQVNPNTPEILSTNIFWMIGFAAILIPLVFIPKRFEIGRLKGFLIFGAYLVFIMLSVL, from the coding sequence ATGAGTGTAGTTTGGGTTTTGTTAGGACTTATGCTTTTAGTTGTTGGTGGAGAATTTTTGGTGAGGTCTTCTGTGGCATTGTCATTTAAGTTGAAACTTTCAAAGCTGGTAATAGGAATGACAGTGGTGTCGTTTGCTACATCTGCCCCAGAATTGTTGGTGAGTGTACAAGCTGCTTTAGATGGATCGTCCGATATTTCTCTTGGCAATGTTATTGGTTCCAACATAGCTAATATAGGTTTGGTGTTAGGGATTACAGCTATAATTTCGCCGTTGCTTGTCGATCGTGATTTTTACCGCCTGAACTGGCCAATGATGATGATTTTGTCCTTGTTGCTTTATGTTTTTTTAAGTCAGGATAAACTTTTAAGTAGGATTGAAGGTGTCATTTTTATGGTGGCTTTAATTGTTTTTTTAATTGTGCTTATTAGGGATTCCAGAAAAAGTAATCATGTTGAAGTTGAAGATGTAGATGATGCACTTCAAAAAACATCTAATTTTAAAATTGTCGTCTGGTTATTAATTGGTGCAGCGTCCTTGTATTTTGGTAGTGAATGGTTAGTAAGTGGTGCAAAAGATTTAGCTACATCGGTTGGTATTAGTGAGTATGCTATTTCGGTTACTGTAATAGCTATTGGTACAAGTGTTCCAGAGTTGGCGGCTTCGGTAATTGCTGCTCTAAAAAAGGAAAAAGCTATTTCTCTTGGAAATTTAATAGGGTCTAACATATTTAATATTGCTTCAGTTTTAGGGATAACAGCTATTATTAAGCCAATTCAGGTAAATCCTAATACGCCAGAAATTTTATCGACAAACATTTTCTGGATGATTGGCTTTGCAGCTATATTAATTCCTTTAGTTTTTATTCCTAAACGGTTTGAGATTGGCCGATTAAAAGGGTTTTTAATTTTCGGT